From Channa argus isolate prfri chromosome 18, Channa argus male v1.0, whole genome shotgun sequence, the proteins below share one genomic window:
- the spp1 gene encoding osteopontin isoform X1, translating into MKVAIIFVLLFATVLCLPLKKESSSESSEEVARRPASQAIKKKVAVVPQAHKPHVKNIVAAAAPAAGSDESKESSDEEEKAPEEAPVEVKSASVASVSDTAADTASVKSNSSDEDDDDETEETEEKEEEEAEEEEESSSESGESPTIAPSTVIPVVITEEPVAESTMEPISPTIITDGSRGDSLGGPGDYKSIHYVEEKTYHKIPVPYKSYEFVGTGKKVAYDMTDGNEVEKSLKVYKVKAIQVHSDHLEEDTSTPEVESQTIDTTSGTPDQDPSLRQASIPAEESSSTGETSTSESSSNPEEEEEEEESASTDSETSSTSQESEVDEEEQEEEESQSSEETTATPGAADSDSDESDSDESDSDKKGEGPDTTTDMPLVITAK; encoded by the exons ATGAAAGTGGCTATTATATTCGTTCTGCTCTTTGCCACAGTTCTCTGCTTGCCA ctgaaaaaagaaagcagctcAGAGAGCTCTGAGGAAGTG GCAAGACGACCGGCGTCTCAAGCCATCAAGAAAAAGGTGGCAGTGGTTCCTCAGGCCCACAAACCACATGTaaag AATATCGTGGCAGCAGCAGCCCCTGCTGCCGGATCTGATGAGAGCAAAGAGAGTTCTGATGAGGAAGAG AAGGCACCAGAAGAGGCCCCAGTGGAAGTCAAATCTGCCAGTGTAGCCTCAGTCTCAGATACAGCCGCAGATACAGCCTCTGTCAAAAGCAACAGcagtgatgaagatgatgatgatgaaacagAG GAAactgaggagaaggaggaagaagaggcggaagaagaggaagaatcCAGCTCAGAGTCAGGCGAGTCCCCCACCATTGCTCCCTCTACCGTCATCCCTGTGGTCATCACAGAGGAGCCTGTGGCTGAAAGCACTATGGAGCCCATCTCACCAACCATCATCACTGATGGATCCCGTGGTGACAGCTTGGGAGGCCCCGGTGACTACAAATCTATCCATTATGTGGAGGAGAAAACCTACCACAAGATCCCTGTTCCCTACAAGTCCTACGAGTTTGTGGGCACAGGGAAGAAGGTGGCCTACGACATGACCGATGGCAACGAGGTGGAGAAGTCACTGAAGGTGTACAAGGTAAAG GCTATTCAGGTTCACAGTGACCATCTGGAGGAGGACACTAGCACCCCTGAAGTGGAAAGCCAGACCATTGATACCACTTCTGGCACTCCAGATCAGGACCCCAGCCTCCGCCAGGCCTCCATTCCAGCAGAGGAAAGCTCAAGCACCGGTGAAACGAGCACCAGCGAGAGCTCCAGCAAcccagaggaagaggaggaggaggaggagagtgcCAGCACTGACAGCGAAACAAGCAGCACCAGCCAGGAGTCTGAGGTGGacgaggaggagcaggaggaggaagagagccAGAGCAGTGAGGAGACCACAGCCACGCCTGGAGCAGCTGACAGCGATTCAGATGAGAGTGACAGCGATGAGAGTGACTCAGACAAGAAGGGGGAGGGTCCTGACACCACCACTGATATGCCACTGGTCATCACAGCCAAATAA
- the spp1 gene encoding osteopontin isoform X2, translated as MKVAIIFVLLFATVLCLPLKKESSSESSEEVARRPASQAIKKKVAVVPQAHKPHVKNIVAAAAPAAGSDESKESSDEEEKAPEEAPVEVKSASVASVSDTAADTASVKSNSSDEDDDDETEETEEKEEEEAEEEEESSSESGESPTIAPSTVIPVVITEEPVAESTMEPISPTIITDGSRGDSLGGPGDYKSIHYVEEKTYHKIPVPYKSYEFVGTGKKVAYDMTDGNEVEKSLKVYKAIQVHSDHLEEDTSTPEVESQTIDTTSGTPDQDPSLRQASIPAEESSSTGETSTSESSSNPEEEEEEEESASTDSETSSTSQESEVDEEEQEEEESQSSEETTATPGAADSDSDESDSDESDSDKKGEGPDTTTDMPLVITAK; from the exons ATGAAAGTGGCTATTATATTCGTTCTGCTCTTTGCCACAGTTCTCTGCTTGCCA ctgaaaaaagaaagcagctcAGAGAGCTCTGAGGAAGTG GCAAGACGACCGGCGTCTCAAGCCATCAAGAAAAAGGTGGCAGTGGTTCCTCAGGCCCACAAACCACATGTaaag AATATCGTGGCAGCAGCAGCCCCTGCTGCCGGATCTGATGAGAGCAAAGAGAGTTCTGATGAGGAAGAG AAGGCACCAGAAGAGGCCCCAGTGGAAGTCAAATCTGCCAGTGTAGCCTCAGTCTCAGATACAGCCGCAGATACAGCCTCTGTCAAAAGCAACAGcagtgatgaagatgatgatgatgaaacagAG GAAactgaggagaaggaggaagaagaggcggaagaagaggaagaatcCAGCTCAGAGTCAGGCGAGTCCCCCACCATTGCTCCCTCTACCGTCATCCCTGTGGTCATCACAGAGGAGCCTGTGGCTGAAAGCACTATGGAGCCCATCTCACCAACCATCATCACTGATGGATCCCGTGGTGACAGCTTGGGAGGCCCCGGTGACTACAAATCTATCCATTATGTGGAGGAGAAAACCTACCACAAGATCCCTGTTCCCTACAAGTCCTACGAGTTTGTGGGCACAGGGAAGAAGGTGGCCTACGACATGACCGATGGCAACGAGGTGGAGAAGTCACTGAAGGTGTACAAG GCTATTCAGGTTCACAGTGACCATCTGGAGGAGGACACTAGCACCCCTGAAGTGGAAAGCCAGACCATTGATACCACTTCTGGCACTCCAGATCAGGACCCCAGCCTCCGCCAGGCCTCCATTCCAGCAGAGGAAAGCTCAAGCACCGGTGAAACGAGCACCAGCGAGAGCTCCAGCAAcccagaggaagaggaggaggaggaggagagtgcCAGCACTGACAGCGAAACAAGCAGCACCAGCCAGGAGTCTGAGGTGGacgaggaggagcaggaggaggaagagagccAGAGCAGTGAGGAGACCACAGCCACGCCTGGAGCAGCTGACAGCGATTCAGATGAGAGTGACAGCGATGAGAGTGACTCAGACAAGAAGGGGGAGGGTCCTGACACCACCACTGATATGCCACTGGTCATCACAGCCAAATAA